In Opitutaceae bacterium TAV5, one genomic interval encodes:
- a CDS encoding AraC family transcriptional regulator produces the protein MGRILHSIDRLPPPLLLAEERLTVIPRGERLVVPNRHIIPDRCAKILYFLQADFEMAIVGRPALRIRAGDILFVPLRVMQTYRAVRNAESLSHTLRLLVSPASAADIDPALADALRDIRHLPRGMTPRFHELINQLRTEIENRRPGHRLMVGGLALELLAETLRRIHSFTTKETASAPSGSPPSDAAAATDTHIRRAKEFILENYEKPLTLADIAWSARLSREHLARLFNETTGQTVFDYLTRIRIEAAKSHLCDSVLLVNQIATLSGFTSDALFCRTFKKHTGLTPMAWRRRILKNSGFEPALRYQPAIITEATPEEEDTSNEDPRVTALARKVKFRLVPPKTPSPQP, from the coding sequence ATGGGCCGCATCCTCCACTCCATCGACCGCCTTCCTCCTCCCCTGCTCCTCGCCGAAGAACGCCTCACCGTCATCCCTCGCGGCGAACGTCTTGTCGTGCCCAACCGCCACATTATCCCCGATCGCTGCGCCAAGATTCTCTACTTCCTTCAGGCCGATTTCGAAATGGCCATTGTCGGTCGCCCCGCGCTGCGTATCCGCGCCGGCGACATCCTTTTCGTGCCCCTGCGCGTCATGCAGACTTACCGCGCCGTCCGGAACGCCGAAAGCCTCAGCCACACGCTCCGCCTCCTTGTCTCCCCCGCCTCCGCGGCGGACATCGATCCCGCCCTCGCCGACGCCCTCCGCGACATCCGTCACTTGCCGCGCGGCATGACGCCCCGTTTCCACGAACTCATCAACCAGCTTCGCACCGAAATCGAAAACCGCCGTCCCGGGCACCGCCTCATGGTTGGCGGCCTCGCCCTGGAACTTCTGGCCGAGACGCTCCGCCGTATCCATTCTTTTACGACCAAGGAAACGGCCTCCGCTCCCTCCGGCTCTCCCCCCTCCGATGCCGCCGCCGCAACCGACACCCACATCCGCCGCGCCAAGGAGTTCATTCTCGAAAACTACGAAAAACCGCTGACCCTGGCCGACATCGCCTGGAGCGCCCGCCTCAGCCGCGAACACCTCGCCCGCCTCTTCAACGAAACCACCGGACAGACCGTGTTCGACTACCTCACCCGGATCCGCATCGAAGCCGCCAAGAGTCACCTCTGCGACAGCGTCCTTCTCGTCAACCAGATCGCCACCCTCTCCGGATTCACCTCCGACGCCCTTTTTTGCCGCACCTTCAAAAAACACACCGGCCTCACCCCCATGGCCTGGCGCCGCCGCATTCTCAAAAACTCCGGCTTCGAACCCGCCCTCCGCTACCAACCTGCCATCATCACCGAAGCCACCCCGGAAGAAGAAGATACCAGTAACGAGGACCCCCGGGTCACTGCCCTCGCCCGCAAGGTCAAATTCCGCCTCGTTCCCCCAAAAACGCCGTCTCCCCAACCCTGA
- a CDS encoding beta-galactosidase has translation MFPPIVRSSFYLLLAAALIPASVTTAPAATPADDLPFANGFPFHIPPTGTVAGTAPAALAIPARPAGADGRVIVRGDQFLLADTGTPIRFWGVNLCFSGAFPDHATADRIAARLASLGVNIVRFHHIDQRRFPGGLWHRDSPGATNNPREDNIAHRTLDPEALDRLDYLVARLKEHGIYTNLNLKVSRIFSTFDDPAFPAPAPGEILPKKGKGFDQFYTPAIEAQKAYARLLLTRRNAWTGLTWAEDPAVAQVEINNENGILWAWNYNLLDRLPAPYLAELAARWNTWLRARYTDTAALRTAWDPASGAGVSPASDVARASLPVSVASRPTSAAGNANAAAADADLLAGISPALFTAKKARATLAPLPAPDTGDADAAESAGLRLAVNNVPGDATWNVRCSYSLTLPALSSGAPWTVTLRLRANKPEKIRLRLRSPEQNKDIAPPRTLNLATTWKTHTVTFAIPEHAAPLAAQLTLEAGLPGLVLDIASASLRSHTRSGLPRGEGLASDERPVTWIPRRDLSGRTDAVVRDVMHFLRDTEIAYWREMHAFLRDELRVAAPITTTAVGYTTSQIAAETADFIDTHRYWGAPRFPGFNRSKPWTVEQKAMVARPGESAIERMAARRVFGLPFTVTEYNHPPSSDHHAEGFPLLALWGAAQDWNGLFEFAYSHSDAWESDTMTGFFDTAPNPVHTVAALAASDLFRNRRLAPLAPAKSGYVPLDRQLERQNNDTFPRLIEADAVFGGLPPDAWLANRVGLVRRADEQPETLPPPPASQQLAWTATDPATAHVRYTGEGVAGLVGFVSGQTLDLGWLRITPGDTSLGGFSVVMLNSVDGQPLGASGRYLLTTAVRAANRGMGWNADRTGFDKKWGSGPAQAESAPVTLDFASASGVRVYPLNPDGTRRPELPPASTPGRFEATPASKTLWFEITFP, from the coding sequence ATGTTCCCCCCGATCGTCCGAAGCAGCTTTTACCTCCTCCTTGCCGCCGCGCTGATCCCGGCCTCCGTCACCACCGCGCCTGCCGCGACGCCTGCGGATGATCTCCCTTTTGCCAACGGTTTCCCCTTTCACATCCCTCCCACCGGCACCGTCGCCGGCACGGCGCCCGCCGCCCTCGCCATCCCCGCTCGTCCCGCCGGAGCCGACGGTCGGGTCATCGTCCGCGGCGACCAGTTCCTCCTTGCCGATACCGGGACCCCCATCCGTTTCTGGGGCGTCAACCTCTGCTTCTCCGGCGCTTTCCCCGACCACGCCACCGCCGACCGCATCGCCGCCCGTCTCGCCAGTCTCGGCGTCAACATCGTCCGCTTCCACCACATCGACCAGCGCCGCTTTCCCGGCGGCCTGTGGCATCGCGATTCCCCCGGCGCCACCAACAACCCCCGCGAGGACAACATCGCGCACCGCACGCTCGACCCCGAAGCGCTCGACCGCCTCGACTACCTCGTCGCCCGACTCAAGGAACACGGCATCTACACCAACCTCAACCTGAAGGTCTCCCGGATCTTCAGCACCTTCGACGATCCCGCGTTCCCGGCCCCCGCGCCTGGCGAAATCCTTCCGAAGAAAGGCAAAGGCTTCGACCAGTTTTACACGCCCGCCATCGAAGCGCAGAAAGCCTACGCCCGCCTCCTCCTCACCCGTCGCAATGCCTGGACCGGCCTGACCTGGGCCGAAGACCCCGCCGTCGCCCAGGTCGAGATCAACAACGAAAACGGCATCCTCTGGGCCTGGAACTACAACCTGCTCGATCGCCTGCCCGCCCCCTACCTCGCCGAGCTCGCCGCGCGCTGGAACACCTGGCTGCGCGCCCGTTACACGGACACCGCGGCTCTCCGGACAGCCTGGGATCCGGCGAGTGGCGCGGGCGTCTCGCCCGCATCCGACGTGGCACGGGCATCCCTGCCCGTGAGCGTTGCCTCCCGGCCCACCTCCGCCGCCGGTAACGCAAACGCCGCCGCCGCGGACGCCGACCTCCTCGCCGGGATCAGCCCGGCTCTTTTCACCGCGAAGAAAGCCCGGGCCACGCTTGCGCCCCTGCCCGCGCCCGACACCGGCGATGCCGACGCCGCCGAATCCGCCGGCCTGCGCCTGGCCGTCAACAACGTCCCCGGCGACGCAACCTGGAACGTCCGTTGCAGTTACTCCCTCACGCTTCCCGCGCTTTCCTCCGGTGCGCCCTGGACCGTCACCCTTCGCCTTCGCGCCAACAAACCCGAAAAAATCCGTCTGCGCCTCCGTTCCCCCGAGCAAAACAAGGATATCGCCCCGCCCCGCACGCTCAATCTCGCCACCACCTGGAAGACCCACACCGTCACTTTTGCCATCCCCGAGCATGCCGCTCCCCTCGCCGCGCAACTGACGCTCGAAGCCGGCCTCCCCGGCCTCGTTCTCGACATCGCCTCCGCCAGCCTCCGCTCCCACACCCGTTCGGGGCTCCCGCGCGGCGAGGGACTTGCCTCCGACGAGCGCCCCGTCACCTGGATTCCGCGCCGCGACCTCTCCGGGCGAACCGATGCCGTCGTCCGCGATGTCATGCACTTCCTGCGCGACACCGAGATCGCCTACTGGCGTGAAATGCACGCGTTCCTTCGTGATGAACTCCGCGTCGCCGCTCCCATCACGACCACGGCCGTCGGTTACACCACGTCGCAGATCGCCGCCGAAACCGCTGACTTCATCGACACCCATCGCTACTGGGGCGCGCCTCGCTTTCCCGGTTTCAACCGCAGCAAACCCTGGACCGTCGAACAAAAAGCCATGGTCGCCCGTCCCGGCGAATCCGCCATCGAACGCATGGCCGCCCGCCGCGTCTTCGGCCTCCCTTTCACCGTCACCGAATACAACCACCCGCCCTCCAGCGATCACCACGCCGAAGGCTTCCCCCTCCTCGCCCTCTGGGGCGCTGCGCAGGATTGGAACGGCCTCTTCGAATTCGCCTACTCCCACAGCGACGCCTGGGAAAGCGACACCATGACCGGCTTCTTCGACACCGCTCCCAACCCTGTTCACACCGTCGCCGCTCTCGCCGCCTCCGACCTCTTCCGCAACCGCCGCCTCGCCCCCCTCGCTCCCGCGAAATCCGGATACGTGCCCCTCGATCGCCAGCTCGAACGGCAAAACAACGACACCTTCCCTCGCCTCATCGAGGCCGACGCCGTTTTCGGCGGACTCCCGCCCGACGCCTGGCTCGCCAATCGTGTCGGCCTCGTTCGCCGCGCCGATGAACAGCCGGAAACGCTCCCGCCGCCGCCGGCCAGCCAGCAACTCGCCTGGACCGCCACCGATCCCGCCACCGCCCACGTCCGCTACACAGGCGAGGGCGTCGCCGGCCTCGTCGGCTTCGTTTCCGGCCAGACCCTCGATCTCGGCTGGCTCCGTATCACCCCCGGAGATACATCGCTCGGCGGTTTTTCCGTCGTCATGCTCAACTCCGTGGACGGTCAGCCCCTCGGCGCATCCGGCCGCTATCTGCTCACCACGGCGGTGCGCGCCGCCAACCGCGGCATGGGCTGGAACGCCGACCGCACCGGCTTCGACAAAAAATGGGGATCCGGCCCCGCCCAGGCCGAATCCGCTCCGGTCACGCTCGACTTCGCCTCCGCCTCCGGCGTCCGTGTGTATCCGCTGAATCCCGACGGAACACGCCGCCCGGAACTCCCGCCCGCCTCCACCCCGGGCCGCTTCGAAGCCACACCCGCCAGCAAAACCCTCTGGTTTGAAATCACATTCCCGTAA
- a CDS encoding AraC family transcriptional regulator, which produces MGRYIHVAEHLLPPLCFLDERMFHLRSGRSLYTVPGDPMVLLFLDANHDVVLPGPAEFPERITRAPLHVATGDICVFPANLPRVYRRHSPPENTSLRTAKNTGDSGSRIHVLRVLFRFPNYAADASAPPAGNATPLSDTTKAMQFVRDFVSEFRHLPGGITPAVHERITIFRQEVETGAPGYHLRMSALWLEFVVECARAMASAGKSRTMTPQTPAGEKHTNRADVLVQRTKQFLVENHASPLTLDEIAWQAKLSREHVARTFRQQTGQTVFDYLARVRIEAAQQLLTDSALPVTEIAHRTGFSSPTLFGRVFKRLIGQTPQAYRQEVLSQVRFRPSILL; this is translated from the coding sequence ATGGGCCGGTATATTCACGTCGCCGAACATTTGCTGCCTCCGCTGTGTTTTCTGGATGAGCGCATGTTTCACCTGCGCTCGGGAAGGTCGCTCTACACCGTGCCGGGGGATCCGATGGTGCTCTTGTTTCTCGACGCGAATCATGACGTCGTGCTGCCTGGCCCAGCCGAATTTCCCGAGCGGATCACGCGCGCTCCGTTGCATGTGGCAACCGGCGACATTTGCGTGTTCCCGGCCAACTTGCCACGCGTTTACCGTCGGCATTCGCCTCCAGAAAACACTTCGCTGCGCACAGCGAAAAACACAGGCGACAGTGGGAGCCGCATCCATGTTTTGCGCGTGTTGTTCCGATTCCCAAACTACGCCGCCGACGCCTCCGCCCCCCCTGCTGGCAACGCAACGCCGTTGTCCGACACGACCAAAGCGATGCAGTTCGTGCGCGACTTTGTGAGCGAATTTCGCCACCTGCCCGGAGGCATCACGCCTGCGGTGCACGAACGCATCACGATCTTTCGCCAGGAGGTGGAAACGGGCGCGCCCGGATACCATTTGCGGATGAGCGCCCTCTGGCTCGAATTTGTCGTCGAGTGCGCCCGCGCCATGGCCTCCGCCGGGAAGTCCCGGACGATGACGCCCCAAACGCCTGCGGGCGAAAAACACACCAACCGCGCTGATGTCCTCGTGCAGCGAACCAAACAATTCCTGGTCGAAAACCACGCCAGTCCCCTGACCCTCGATGAAATCGCCTGGCAGGCAAAACTCAGCCGCGAACACGTGGCGCGCACCTTTCGCCAGCAAACCGGGCAGACCGTTTTCGATTACCTCGCACGAGTGCGCATCGAGGCGGCGCAGCAACTCCTGACCGACTCGGCCCTGCCGGTCACGGAGATTGCGCATCGCACCGGTTTTTCATCTCCGACACTGTTTGGGCGGGTTTTCAAACGGCTGATCGGCCAGACCCCGCAAGCCTACCGGCAGGAAGTGCTCTCCCAGGTGCGCTTCCGTCCGAGCATCCTTTTGTAG